Proteins encoded within one genomic window of Brassica rapa cultivar Chiifu-401-42 chromosome A09, CAAS_Brap_v3.01, whole genome shotgun sequence:
- the LOC103837145 gene encoding protein SEMI-ROLLED LEAF 2, whose protein sequence is MGFISRNVFPACETMCVCCPALRPRSKHPAKRYKKLLGEIFPKSPDGAPNERKIVKLCEYAAKNPIRIPKIAKILEERCYKDLRSEQMKFINIVTEAYNKMLCHCKDQMAYFATSLLNVVTELLENSKEDTPTILGCQTLTRFIYSQVDGTYTHSIEKFAHKVCSLAREQGDEHQKQCLRASGLQCLSAMVWFMGEFSHIFAAFDEIVHAILDNYEANMIVQTNEDREEQNCNWVNEVIRCEGRGGGVSGCNSPSYMVVRPRTARKDPTLLTKEEAEMPKVWAQICLQRMVDLAKESTTLRRILDPMFSYFNSRRQWTPPNGLAMIVLSDATYMMETSGSQQLVLSTVVRHLDNKHVANDPELKAYIIQVAGCLAKLIRTSSYLRDISFVNDLCRHLRKSFQATSRSVEEEELNLNVMLQNSIEDCLREIAKGIGNAQPLFDMMAVLVEGLPSSGVVSRAAVGSLLILAHAMSSALSPSMRSQQVFPDTLLDALLKAMLHPNVETRVGAHEIFSVILLPSSGQTQAGLASVRASGYLNESKNLRSDTTSAFTSIAARLDKLRKEKDGVKIEKNGYNEDLKNYKSSPNFHKLNSMIDRTAGGVSLADMLPSMMKFTEDQMGQLLSAFWTQATLPDNLPTSIEAIAHSLSLVLLSLRLKNPDDGLVVRAFQLLFSLRNLSLDLNNGTLPTVCKRLILALSTSTLMFAAKIYQIPHICKILKSQLPGDVDPYLFIGDDLQLHVKPQANMKDFGSSSDSQMATSMLFEMRSKVELSNTIITDVVAKNLSKVSKLQEADVQMQLSEPFTPDDAFMFGSRPIVESGPNQSISKESLSFDEDVHAGSMVEDEVTSELSVRFQPRGSPSSSTPQVISIGQLMESALEVAGQVVVSSVSTSPLPYDTMTNRCETFGTGTRQKLSRWLATENRQVNGLYRNSSEESSALEKVTEDGSIYGRECGVFQDTWSMMSLPPASPFDNFLKAAGAGR, encoded by the exons ATGGGGTTCATCTCGAGGAATGTTTTTCCAGCGTGCGAGACAATGTGCGTTTGCTGCCCTGCTCTCAGGCCTAGATCTAAACATCCCGCCAAGCGTTACAAGAAACTGCTCGGCGAGATCTTCCCTAAATCCCCT GATGGTGCACCAAATGAGAGAAAGATTGTTAAATTGTGTGAGTATGCTGCCAAAAACCCAATCCGTATCCCTAAg ATTGCTAAGATTCTTGAGGAGAGGTGTTACAAGGATCTTAGATCTGAGCAAATGAAGTTCATCAATATCGTCACTGAGGCTTACAACAAAATGCTTTGCCATTGCAAAGATCAAAT GGCTTATTTCGCTACAAGTTTGCTGAATGTGGTTACAGAACTActtgagaattcaaaggaggaCACACCAACCATTCTTGGATGCCAAACATTGACAAGGTTCATTTACAGTCAG GTTGATGGAACCTACACGCACAGCATTGAGAAATTCGCGCATAAAGTTTGCTCATTGGCTCGTGAACAAGGAGACGAGCATCAGAAGCAGTGTCTGAGAGCATCTGGCCTGCAATGCCTTTCAGCCATG GTGTGGTTTATGGGAGAGTTCTCACACATCTTTGCTGCTTTTGATGAGATTGTACACGCCATTCTCGATAACTACGAGGCCAACATGATCGTTCAGACCAATGAAGACAGAGAAGAGCAGAACTGTAACTGGGTTAACGAAGTGATCAGATGTGAAGGACGAGGAGGAGGAGTCAGCGGTTGTAATAGCCCTAGCTACATGGTTGTCAGACCAAGAACTGCAAGAAAAGATCCGACTCTGTTGACTAA AGAAGAGGCTGAGATGCCTAAAGTGTGGGCACAGATTTGTCTCCAGAGGATGGTTGATCTGGCTAAAGAAAGCACAACTCTGCGGCGAATCCTGGATCCCATGTTCAGCTATTTCAACTCTAGACGCCAATGGACTCCTCCAAACGGTCTGGCCATGATAGTTCTCTCTGATGCAACATATATGATGGAAACCTCGG GGAGTCAGCAGTTGGTGTTATCAACTGTTGTACGTCATCTTGACAACAAGCATGTTGCCAATGATCCTGAACTCAAGGCATACATCATTCAAGTTGCTGGTTGTCTAGCGAAGCTGATCAGGACCAGCTCGTATCTCAGGGACATAAGTTTTGTTAATGACTTGTGCCGGCATCTGAGGAAAAGCTTTCAGGCAACATCGAGGTCAGTTGAAGAAGAGGAGCTCAACTTGAACGTGATGCTTCAAAACTCTATTGAAGATTGTCTGCGAGAGATAGCCAAAGGAATTGGAAATGCACAGCCGTTGTTTGATATGATGGCTGTTTTAGTCGAAGGGCTTCCTTCTTCAGGAGTTGTTTCACGTGCAGCTGTTGGATCACTGTTGATTCTCGCTCATGCTATGTCTTCAGCATTGTCACCATCTATGCGTTCACAACAG GTTTTCCCAGACACACTTCTTGATGCGCTACTTAAAGCAATGCTGCATCCAAATGTGGAAACTCGTGTGGGAGCGCATGAAATATTCTCTGTGATTCTCTTGCCGAGTTCTGGTCAGACTCAGGCTGGACTTGCATCAGTGAGAGCCTCTGGTTACCTTAACGAGTCCAAGAATTTGAGAAGCGATACAACCTCTGCGTTCACATCCATCGCTGCTAGATTAGACAAGCTCAGAAAGGAGAAGGACGGCGTCAAGATTGAGAAGAATGGTTACAATGAGGATCTTAAGAACTACAAATCTTCCCCAAACTTTCACAAGTTGAACTCCATGATTGATAGGACTGCTGGAGGTGTCAGTCTAGCTGATATG TTACCATCAATGATGAAGTTTACTGAAGATCAAATGGGACAGTTGTTGTCTGCATTTTGGACACAAGCAACTCTTCCTGATAATTTACCTACAAGCATTGAAGCTATTGCTCATTCTTTGAGTTTGGTGCTTCTCTCCTTGAGACTAAAG AATCCTGATGATGGACTTGTTGTCCGTGCCTTCCAGCTTCTCTTCTCACTGAGGAATCTTTCTTTGGACCTTAACAACG GCACATTACCAACGGTTTGCAAGCGGTTGATCCTTGCTTTATCCACAAGCACGCTGATGTTCGCTGCTAAAATATATCAGATTCCTCATATTTGCAAAATCTTGAAGagtcaacttcctggtgat GTGGATCCGTATCTGTTCATTGGAGATGACTTGCAACTCCACGTTAAACCACAGGCGAATATGAAAGATTTTGGGTCATCAAGTGATAGCCAGATGGCTACTTCAATGCTGTTTGAGATGAGAAGCAAAGTAGAACTGTCCAACACTATCATAACCGATGTTGTGGCAAAGAATCTATCTAAGGTTTCAAAG CTCCAAGAAGCTGATGTACAGATGCAACTCTCTGAGCCATTCACACCTGATGATGCTTTTATGTTTGGATCACGGCCTATCGTTGAGTCTGGACCAAACCAAAGTATCTCTAAGGAATCACTGTCCTTTGATGAG GACGTACATGCAGGTTCAATGGTTGAGGACGAAGTGACGAGTGAACTCTCTGTACGTTTTCAACCAAGAGGGTCTCCTTCATCATCTACTCCTCAAGTTATCAGCATTGGTCAGCTTATGGAATCT GCCCTTGAGGTGGCTGGTCAAGTAGTTGTGTCATCTGTCTCCACTTCTCCACTTCCTTACGACACAATGACAAACCGCTGCGAAACCTTTGGGACTGGGACACGACAGAAGCTCTCAAGGTGGTTGGCTACTGAGAATCGCCAGGTGAATGGTCTCTACAGAAACTCTTCAGAGGAGTCATCTGCACTTGAAAAG GTAACTGAAGATGGGAGCATATATGGGAGAGAATGTGGTGTGTTTCAGGATACGTGGTCCATGATGAGTCTGCCACCAGCTAGTCCCTTTGACAATTTCCTCAAAGCAGCAGGAGCCGGAAGATGA
- the LOC103837192 gene encoding threonine--tRNA ligase, mitochondrial 1 isoform X2 — MLLRLLVRSISRYASPPSRLASTSSFCTLPTMSTNHPKNESYLSAVIPKRIKLFEQIQSHQLEKLKSLPHDPIKITLPDGTVKEGRKWETTPMDIAGEILKGLANSALISSVNDELWDMSRVLEGDCKLELFKFDSDKGRDTLWHSSAHVLGQALEQEYGCQLCIGPCTTRGEGFYYDAFYGDLGLNDNHFPNIEVGAAKAAKEAQPFERIEVTKDQAIEMFSDNNFKVEIINDLPADKTITVYRCGPLVDLCRGPHIPNTSFVKAFKCLRASSAYWRGSKDRESLQRVYGISYPDQKQLKKYLQFLEEAKKYDHRLLGQKQELFFCHPLSPGSWLFLPLGTRVYNKLMEFIKEQYWKRGYAEVITPNMYNMNLWETSGHVANYKENMFTFDIEKQEFGLEPMNCPGHCLMFQHRVRSYRELPIRLADFGVLHRNEASGALSGLTRVRRFQQDDAHIFCTEDQATDEVKAVLEFIDYAYKIFGFTYELKLSTRPEKYLGDLAAWDKAENDLKIALDAFGKTWVLNEGDGAFYGPKIDITVSDAMNRKFQCATLQLDFQLPDRFKLEYSADDEAKRQRPVMIHRAVLGSVERMFAILLEHYKGKWPFWLSPRQAIVCPISKKSEEYALQVKKQIHEAGYYVDADITDRKIDKKVREAQLAQYNYILVVGETEAATGQVSVRIRDSAAHSVKSIENLLEEFKTKTAEYQ, encoded by the exons ATGCTCCTCCGTCTTTTGGTTCGTTCTATCAGTCGTTACGCATCTCCACCGTCTCGCTTAGCCTCTACGTCGTCGTTTTGCACTCTCCCAACAATGTCAACCAACCACCCAAAGAACGAGTCCTATCTCTCCGCCGTCATCCCCAAGCGCATCAAGCTCTTCGAGCAGATCCAATCCCACCAGCTCGAGAAGCTCAAATCTCTCCCCCACGACCCAATCAA gATCACGTTACCTGATGGGACCGTGAAAGAAGGGAGGAAGTGGGAGACTACTCCGATGGACATCGCCGGGGAGATTTTGAAGGGGTTGGCTAACTCTGCGTTGATTTCATCGGTTAATGATGAGCTTTGGGATATGAGTAGGGTGTTGGAAGGTGATTGTAAGCTTGAGTTGTTTAAGTTTGATAGTGACAAGGGACGGGATACTCTTTGGCATTCTAGTGCTCACGTTCTTGGTCAG GCTCTTGAGCAGGAGTATGGGTGTCAGCTGTGTATAGGACCGTGTACTACGAGAGGGGAG GGTTTCTACTATGATGCATTTTATGGTGACTTGGGGCTGAATGATAATCACTTCCCTAATATCGAAGTTGGTGCTGCAAAAGCTGCTAag GAAGCGCAACCATTTGAAAGGATTGAAGTGACGAAAGATCAGGCGATTGAGATGTTTTCTGATAACAACTTTAAG GTTGAAATCATCAATGATTTACCTGCCGACAAGACCATTACTGTCTATAGATGTGGTCCTCTCGTTGATTTGTGCCGTGGACCGCACATACCAAACACTTCTTTTGTGAAAGCATTCAAGTGTTTGAGG GCCTCATCAGCTTACTGGAGGGGTAGCAAAGACCGTGAGAGCTTGCAGAGGGTTTATGGGATATCTTATCCAGATCAGAAACAGTTGAAG AAATATCTTCAGTTTCTTGAAGAAGCCAAGAAGTATGACCATAGACTATTGGGCCAAAAGCAGGAACTTTTCTTCTGTCACCCACTCAG CCCTGGGAGTTGGTTATTCCTTCCACTCGGCACTCGCGTTTATAACAAGTTGATGGAATTCATTAAGGAGCAATATTGGAAAAGGGGTTACGCAGAG GTTATAACACCAAATATGTACAACATGAATCTGTGGGAAACTTCTGGACATGTTGCAAACTACAAGGAGAATATGTTTACTTTTGAT ATTGAGAAGCAAGAGTTCGGGCTCGAACCTATGAATTGTCCTGGTCACTGCTTGATGTTCCAACACAGGGTTCGTTCATACAGAG AGTTACCTATTAGACTGGCTGACTTTGGAGTGTTACACCGCAATGAGGCAAGTGGAGCACTTAGTGGGCTGACTCGTGTCCGACGGTTCCAGCAG GATGATGCACACATATTCTGTACAGAGGATCAG GCCACGGATGAAGTGAAGGCTGTGTTGGAGTTCATCGACTATGCTTACAAAATCTTTGGCTTTACCTATGAGCTAAAGCTTTCAACG AGGCCAGAAAAGTACCTCGGAGATTTGGCAGCATGGGATAAAGCTGAAAATGATCTCAAAATAGCCCTAGACGCTTTTGGAAAGACATGGGTG TTGAACGAAGGAGATGGTGCGTTCTATGGCCCAAAGATAGACATCACAGTTTCTGATGCGATGAACAGAAAATTCCAGTGTGCAACTTTACAG CTTGATTTTCAACTTCCTGATCGCTTCAAGCTGGAATACTCTGCTGACGACGAAGCAAAGAGGCAGAGACCTGTGATGATTCATAGAGCCGTGTTGGGATCTGTGGAGCGTATGTTTGCCATATTGCTGGAGCATTACAAAGGGAAATGGCCCTTCTGGCTTAGTCCTCGCCAGGCCATAGTTTGCCCTATATCCAAGAAATCTGAGGAATATGCATTACAG GTGAAGAAACAAATTCATGAAGCTGGGTACTATGTTGATGCGGACATAACAGACAGAAAGATTGATAAAAAG GTGCGAGAAGCTCAGCTTGCTCAGTACAACTACATACTTGTGGTTGGTGAAACCGAAGCTGCTACAGGACAG GTGAGTGTTCGGATAAGAGACAGTGCAGCCCACTCGGTTAAGAGCATCGAGAATTTGCTGGAAGAATTCAAGACCAAGACTGCTGAATATCAATGA
- the LOC103837192 gene encoding threonine--tRNA ligase, mitochondrial 1 isoform X1 translates to MLLRLLVRSISRYASPPSRLASTSSFCTLPTMSTNHPKNESYLSAVIPKRIKLFEQIQSHQLEKLKSLPHDPIKITLPDGTVKEGRKWETTPMDIAGEILKGLANSALISSVNDELWDMSRVLEGDCKLELFKFDSDKGRDTLWHSSAHVLGQALEQEYGCQLCIGPCTTRGEGFYYDAFYGDLGLNDNHFPNIEVGAAKAAKEAQPFERIEVTKDQAIEMFSDNNFKVEIINDLPADKTITVYRCGPLVDLCRGPHIPNTSFVKAFKCLRASSAYWRGSKDRESLQRVYGISYPDQKQLKKYLQFLEEAKKYDHRLLGQKQELFFCHPLSPGSWLFLPLGTRVYNKLMEFIKEQYWKRGYAEVITPNMYNMNLWETSGHVANYKENMFTFDIEKQEFGLEPMNCPGHCLMFQHRVRSYRELPIRLADFGVLHRNEASGALSGLTRVRRFQQDDAHIFCTEDQVTDEVKAVLEFIDYAYKIFGFTYELKLSTRPEKYLGDLAAWDKAENDLKIALDAFGKTWVLNEGDGAFYGPKIDITVSDAMNRKFQCATLQLDFQLPDRFKLEYSADDEAKRQRPVMIHRAVLGSVERMFAILLEHYKGKWPFWLSPRQAIVCPISKKSEEYALQVKKQIHEAGYYVDADITDRKIDKKVREAQLAQYNYILVVGETEAATGQVSVRIRDSAAHSVKSIENLLEEFKTKTAEYQ, encoded by the exons ATGCTCCTCCGTCTTTTGGTTCGTTCTATCAGTCGTTACGCATCTCCACCGTCTCGCTTAGCCTCTACGTCGTCGTTTTGCACTCTCCCAACAATGTCAACCAACCACCCAAAGAACGAGTCCTATCTCTCCGCCGTCATCCCCAAGCGCATCAAGCTCTTCGAGCAGATCCAATCCCACCAGCTCGAGAAGCTCAAATCTCTCCCCCACGACCCAATCAA gATCACGTTACCTGATGGGACCGTGAAAGAAGGGAGGAAGTGGGAGACTACTCCGATGGACATCGCCGGGGAGATTTTGAAGGGGTTGGCTAACTCTGCGTTGATTTCATCGGTTAATGATGAGCTTTGGGATATGAGTAGGGTGTTGGAAGGTGATTGTAAGCTTGAGTTGTTTAAGTTTGATAGTGACAAGGGACGGGATACTCTTTGGCATTCTAGTGCTCACGTTCTTGGTCAG GCTCTTGAGCAGGAGTATGGGTGTCAGCTGTGTATAGGACCGTGTACTACGAGAGGGGAG GGTTTCTACTATGATGCATTTTATGGTGACTTGGGGCTGAATGATAATCACTTCCCTAATATCGAAGTTGGTGCTGCAAAAGCTGCTAag GAAGCGCAACCATTTGAAAGGATTGAAGTGACGAAAGATCAGGCGATTGAGATGTTTTCTGATAACAACTTTAAG GTTGAAATCATCAATGATTTACCTGCCGACAAGACCATTACTGTCTATAGATGTGGTCCTCTCGTTGATTTGTGCCGTGGACCGCACATACCAAACACTTCTTTTGTGAAAGCATTCAAGTGTTTGAGG GCCTCATCAGCTTACTGGAGGGGTAGCAAAGACCGTGAGAGCTTGCAGAGGGTTTATGGGATATCTTATCCAGATCAGAAACAGTTGAAG AAATATCTTCAGTTTCTTGAAGAAGCCAAGAAGTATGACCATAGACTATTGGGCCAAAAGCAGGAACTTTTCTTCTGTCACCCACTCAG CCCTGGGAGTTGGTTATTCCTTCCACTCGGCACTCGCGTTTATAACAAGTTGATGGAATTCATTAAGGAGCAATATTGGAAAAGGGGTTACGCAGAG GTTATAACACCAAATATGTACAACATGAATCTGTGGGAAACTTCTGGACATGTTGCAAACTACAAGGAGAATATGTTTACTTTTGAT ATTGAGAAGCAAGAGTTCGGGCTCGAACCTATGAATTGTCCTGGTCACTGCTTGATGTTCCAACACAGGGTTCGTTCATACAGAG AGTTACCTATTAGACTGGCTGACTTTGGAGTGTTACACCGCAATGAGGCAAGTGGAGCACTTAGTGGGCTGACTCGTGTCCGACGGTTCCAGCAG GATGATGCACACATATTCTGTACAGAGGATCAGGTT ACGGATGAAGTGAAGGCTGTGTTGGAGTTCATCGACTATGCTTACAAAATCTTTGGCTTTACCTATGAGCTAAAGCTTTCAACG AGGCCAGAAAAGTACCTCGGAGATTTGGCAGCATGGGATAAAGCTGAAAATGATCTCAAAATAGCCCTAGACGCTTTTGGAAAGACATGGGTG TTGAACGAAGGAGATGGTGCGTTCTATGGCCCAAAGATAGACATCACAGTTTCTGATGCGATGAACAGAAAATTCCAGTGTGCAACTTTACAG CTTGATTTTCAACTTCCTGATCGCTTCAAGCTGGAATACTCTGCTGACGACGAAGCAAAGAGGCAGAGACCTGTGATGATTCATAGAGCCGTGTTGGGATCTGTGGAGCGTATGTTTGCCATATTGCTGGAGCATTACAAAGGGAAATGGCCCTTCTGGCTTAGTCCTCGCCAGGCCATAGTTTGCCCTATATCCAAGAAATCTGAGGAATATGCATTACAG GTGAAGAAACAAATTCATGAAGCTGGGTACTATGTTGATGCGGACATAACAGACAGAAAGATTGATAAAAAG GTGCGAGAAGCTCAGCTTGCTCAGTACAACTACATACTTGTGGTTGGTGAAACCGAAGCTGCTACAGGACAG GTGAGTGTTCGGATAAGAGACAGTGCAGCCCACTCGGTTAAGAGCATCGAGAATTTGCTGGAAGAATTCAAGACCAAGACTGCTGAATATCAATGA
- the LOC103837144 gene encoding uncharacterized protein LOC103837144, which translates to MAWMQMIQSARSLLRTTQPSSTPCLSRFYSKPAPYAVKVGIPEFLSGIGGGVETHIAKLETEIGDLSKLLVTRTLRLKKCGVPCKHRKLILKYSQKYRLGLWKPRADAIKA; encoded by the exons ATGGCGTGGATGCAAATGATACAGAGCGCGAGATCTCTTCTAAGGACAACTCAACCTTCTTCGACTCCATGCCTCTCCAGATTCTACTCCAAACCTGCTCCTTATGCCG TGAAAGTTGGGATTCCTGAGTTCTTGAGTGGGATTGGGGGAGGAGTTGAGACTCATATAGCTAAACTTGAGACAGAGATTGGTGATCTTTCGAAACTGCTTGTGACTCGTACCCTCAGGCTCAAGAAGTGTGGCGTCCCTTGCAAACAT aggaAACTGATACTGAAATACAGCCAGAAGTACAGGCTAGGGCTATGGAAACCCAGAGCTGACGCTATAAAGGCCTGA
- the LOC103837143 gene encoding nuclear envelope-associated protein 2 — protein MSESFKTTVDPLLKDLDGKKESFRRNVVSMAAEIKQVRGRLVSQEQSFVKERLFRKDAETKGKNMEVEICKLQKKLEDRNYQLEASTSAAEKFLEEVDDLRSQLALTKETAETSAASAQSTQLECSMISQQLDDKTRSLREHQDRVTQLANQLDNLQRDLRTRECSQKQLRDEVIRIEREITEAVAKSGKDTECELRKLVEEVSLKNFERMNRLLGVKDEAIAKLKDEISLMSAHWKLKTKGLESQLEKQRRTDQELKKKVVKLEFCLKEARSQTRKLQRMGEKRDKAIKELRDQITGKQWDESVPGEKPNFWDTSGFKIVVSMSMLLLVVVSKR, from the exons ATGTCTGAATCCTTCAAAACGACGGTGGATCCGCTTCTGAAAGACTTGGATGGGAAGAAAGAGAGTTTCCGGCGGAACGTGGTGTCTATGGCTGCTGAGATAAAGCAAGTGAGAGGCCGTTTGGTTTCTCAGGAGCAATCTTTTGTTAAAGAACGCCTTTTTAGAAAA GACGCAGAGACAAAAGGTAAGAACATGGAAGTGGAGATCTGTAAATTGCAGAAGAAGTTGGAAGATAGAAACTATCAGCTTGAAGCTTCAACTTCTGCTGCTGAAAAG TTTCTTGAAGAAGTGGACGACCTGAGATCACAGCTAGCATTAACAAAGGAAACTGCAGAAACAAGCGCTGCTTCTGCTCAATCCACACAGCTTGAATGCTCAATGATATCACAACAGCTTGACGACAAAACACGTTCTCTAAGAGAACACCAAGACCGTGTAACTCAACTTGCCAACCAGCTTGATAATCTCCAGAGAGATCTAAGGACAAGAGAGTGTTCTCAGAAACAGCTGAGAGATGAAGTTATTAGGATAGAGCGTGAGATAACCGAAGCTGTTGCAAAGTCAGGGAAAGACACAGAGTGTGAGCTAAGGAAACTTGTGGAAGAGGTTTCCCTAAAGAACTTTGAGAGAATGAATAGGCTACTAGGTGTAAAAGACGAAGCGATTGCAAAACTAAAAGATGAGATAAGTTTAATGTCAGCTCACTGGAAACTAAAGACTAAGGGACTTGAATCTCAG TTGGAGAAGCAAAGAAGAACAGATCAAGAGTTGAAGAAGAAGGTGGTGAAACTGGAGTTTTGTTTGAAAGAAGCTCGTAGCCAGACAAGAAAGCTGCAAAGG ATGGGGGAGAAGAGAGACAAGGCTATCAAAGAGCTAAGAGATCAGATTACTGGAAAACAATGGGATGAATCGGTTCCTGGAGAGAAACCAAACTTTTGGGATACCTCAGGTTTCAAGATTGTGGTGTCAATGTCTATGTTGTTATTAGTGGTTGTCTCCAAAAGATGA
- the LOC103837141 gene encoding shaggy-related protein kinase alpha → MASVAIPPVHGARDSTTSLDKLPEEMNDMKLRDDKEMEPIVVDGNGTETGHIIVTTIGGRNGQPKQTISYMAERVVGQGSFGVVFQAKCLETGETVAIKKVLQDRRYKNRELQTMRLFDHPNVVSLKHCFFSTTEKDELYLNLVLEYVPETVHRVIKHYNKLNQRMPLIYVKLYTYQIFRALSYIHRCIGVCHRDIKPQNLLVNPHTHQVKLCDFGSAKVLVKGEPNISYICSRYYRAPELIFGATEYTTAIDVWSAGCVLAELLLGQPLFPGESGVDQLVEIIKVLGTPTREEIKCMNPNYTEFKFPQIKAHPWHKIFHKRMPPEAVDLVSRLLQYSPNLRSAALDTLVHPFFDELRDPNARLPNGRFLPPLFNFKPHELKGVAVEIVAKLVPEHARKQCPWLGL, encoded by the exons ATGGCATCCGTTGCTATACCTCCAGTTCATGGAGCTAGAGACTCTACTACTAGTCTCGATAAACTGCCTGAAGAAATGAACGACATGAAACTTCGTGATGATAAA GAAATGGAACCGATAGTGGTAGATGGCAACGGTACAGAGACTGGCCACATTATAGTCACTACTATTGGTGGTAGAAACGGCCAACCTAAACAG ACGATCAGCTACATGGCAGAACGTGTTGTTGGGCAAGGATCATTCGGCGTTGTGTTCCAA gccAAGTGTCTTGAGACGGGAGAAACTGTTGCGATAAAGAAAGTTTTACAAGACCGGAGGTACAAGAACCGTGAGCTTCAGACCATGAGGCTCTTTGACCATCCCAACGTTGTTTCTCTCAAACACTGCTTCTTCTCAACTACTGAGAAAGATGAGCTTTACCTCAACCTGGTGCTTGAATACGTCCCGGAGACAGTTCATCGTGTTATCAAACATTACAACAAACTCAACCAGCGGATGCCTCTCATATACGTCAAACTCTACACCTATCAG ATTTTTAGGGCCTTGTCTTACATTCACCGTTGTATTGGTGTGTGTCACCGTGACATCAAACCACAAAACTTGTTGGTGAATCCACACACACATCAAGTGAAGCTATGTGATTTTGGAAGTGCTAAAGTATTG GTGAAAGGAGAACCAAACATCTCATACATTTGCTCAAGGTATTACAGAGCACCTGAACTTATTTTTGGAGCAACGGAGTATACAACAGCCATTGATGTCTGGTCTGCAGGATGTGTTCTTGCTGAGCTCTTGCTTGGACAG CCATTGTTCCCTGGTGAGAGTGGTGTTGATCAACTTGTGGAGATTATCAAG GTTTTGGGAACGCCTACTAGGGAAGAAATCAAGTGCATGAACCCTAACTACACTGAGTTCAAATTCCCTCAGATCAAAGCTCATCCATGGCACAAG ATTTTCCACAAACGCATGCCACCAGAAGCTGTTGATTTGGTCTCAAGGCTTCTTCAATACTCTCCCAATCTAAGATCTGCCGCT cTGGACACATTGGTCCACCCATTCTTTGATGAGCTAAGAGATCCAAATGCGCGTCTGCCTAATGGACGTTTCCTTCCACCACTCTTCAACTTCAAGCCTCACG AGCTGAAAGGTGTGGCGGTGGAGATTGTAGCTAAGTTAGTACCTGAACATGCAAGGAAGCAGTGTCCTTGGCTCGGTTTGTGA